From the genome of Symphalangus syndactylus isolate Jambi chromosome 7, NHGRI_mSymSyn1-v2.1_pri, whole genome shotgun sequence, one region includes:
- the LOC129486677 gene encoding phosducin-like protein 3, whose product MFLENLNSPAQLALTTGNKMQDPNSDTEWNDILDKKGVLPTKESLKELEEEAEEEQCILQQSVVTTYEDMTLEELEDHEDEFNKEDEHAIEMYRWQRLAEWKAIKLKDKFGEVLGISGKYYVQEVTKAGEGLRVVLHLYKQGIPLCALINQHLSGLARKFPDVKFIKANSTTCIPNYPDRNLPMIFVYLEGDIKTQLIGPLVFGGMNLTRDELGWKLSESGAIKTDLEENPKKLIEDVLLSSVRSSVPMRRDSDSEGD is encoded by the coding sequence ATGTTTTTAGAAAATCTGAATTCCCCAGCACAACTGGCTTTAACGACTGGAAACAAGATGCAGGACCCCAACTCAGACACTGAGTGGAATGACATCTTAGACAAGAAGGGCGTCTTACCCACCAAGGAAAGTCTAAAAGAATTGGaagaggaggcagaagaggagcAGTGCATCCTTCAGCAGTCAGTGGTGACAACATACGAAGATATGACTTTGGAAGAGCTGGAGGATCATGAAGACGAGTTTAATAAGGAGGATGAACATGCTATTGAAATGTACAGATGGCAGAGACTCGCTGAGTGGAAAGCAATTaaactgaaggataaatttggaGAAGTTTTGGGGATCTCAGGGAAGTATTATGTTCAAGAAGTTACCAAAGCTGGTGAGGGCTTGAGGGTCGTCTTGCACCTTTACAAACAAGGAATTCCCCTCTGTGCCCTGATAAATCAGCACCTCAGTGGACTTGCCAGGAAGTTTCCTGATGTCAAATTTATCAAAGCCAATTCAACAACCTGCATACCCAATTATCCTGATAGGAATCTGCCCATGATATTTGTTTACCTGGAAGGAGACATCAAGACTCAGTTGATCGGTCCTCTGGTGTTTGGTGGCATGAACCTGACAAGAGATGAGTTGGGGTGGAAACTGTCTGAATCTGGAGCAATTAAGACAGACTTGGAGGAAAACCCTAAGAAGCTGATTGAAGATGTGTTGCTGTCCTCAGTGCGGAGCTCTGTCCCCATGAGGAGGGACAGTGATTCCGAAGGTGACTGA